One Diabrotica virgifera virgifera chromosome 3, PGI_DIABVI_V3a genomic window carries:
- the LOC114342781 gene encoding helix-loop-helix protein delilah-like: MDSLLQYSSLTERLSSQLPELAFPDDNNNNDDFESSVPAKEDKYSLRPRSMRRMTESAKESLGEITHRQSKPHKPKQKAAPLSKYRRKTANARERNRMREINTAFETLRRIIPHMQATHMPGTNEKLTKITTLRLAMKYISTLSAALNGSTELESLSDYSDFDCLFLESDGESISDHSGSLLTSPDFPEPSLSPVDFSDPSLPALLHTDFTEHSLEHGDFSDFLLT; encoded by the coding sequence ATGGACTCGTTACTTCAGTACAGCAGTCTTACGGAAAGGCTTAGCTCGCAGTTACCAGAGCTAGCCTTTCCAGACGATAATAACAATAACGATGATTTCGAAAGTAGTGTTCCTGCGAAAGAAGATAAGTACTCTCTTCGGCCGAGATCAATGCGAAGAATGACAGAATCTGCTAAAGAATCTCTCGGAGAAATCACGCACCGGCAAAGTAAACCCCACAAGCCGAAACAGAAAGCAGCACCTTTGAGTAAATATAGACGAAAAACTGCAAATGCCAGGGAGAGGAATAGAATGAGGGAGATCAATACAGCTTTCGAAACGTTGAGAAGAATCATCCCCCATATGCAAGCTACTCATATGCCGGGAACTAACGAGAAGCTAACAAAAATCACCACCTTGAGGCTAGCTATGAAATACATTTCGACACTGAGTGCTGCTTTGAATGGATCAACGGAATTGGAGTCACTTTCAGACTATAGTGATTTCGATTGTCTCTTCTTGGAGTCAGATGGAGAATCAATATCAGATCATTCAGGATCGTTGCTTACGTCTCCAGATTTTCCAGAACCTTCTTTATCACCTGTAGATTTTAGCGATCCTTCTTTACCTGCGCTTCTGCATACAGACTTTACCGAGCATTCACTGGAGCATggcgattttagtgattttttgtTAACGTAA